In one window of Chelmon rostratus isolate fCheRos1 chromosome 19, fCheRos1.pri, whole genome shotgun sequence DNA:
- the pgam2 gene encoding phosphoglycerate mutase 2: protein MAAAHRLVIVRHGESAWNQENRFCGWFDADLSEKGVEEAKRGAQAIKEAGLKFDVCYTSVLKRAVKTLWTIMEGTDQMWLPVIRTWRLNERHYGGLTGLNKAETAEKHGEEQVKIWRRSFDIPPPPMDKDHPYNKIISESRRYKNLKPGELPTCESLKDTIARALPFWNDVIAPEIKAGKNVIIAAHGNSLRGIVKHLEGMSDAAIMELNLPTGIPIVYELDADLKPIKPMSFLGDEETVKKAMEAVAAQGKAKK, encoded by the exons ATGGCTGCTGCCCACCGTCTGGTTATCGTCCGCCACGGCGAGAGCGCCTGGAACCAAGAGAACCGCTTCTGCGGCTGGTTCGACGCCGACCTCAGTGAGAAGGGCGTGGAGGAGGCCAAGCGTGGAGCCCAGGCTATCAAGGAGGCCGGCCTCAAGTTTGACGTGTGCTACACCTCTGTGCTGAAGCGTGCTGTCAAGACCCTGTGGACCATCATGGAAGGCACAGACCAGATGTGGCTGCCTGTGATTCGCACCTGGCGCCTGAACGAGCGTCACTACGGAGGCCTCACTGGTCTCAACAAGGCCGAGACGGCTGAAAAGCACGGCGAGGAGCAGGTGAAGATCTGGCGCCGCTCCTTTGACATCCCACCTCCACCCATGGACAAGGACCACCCTTACAACAAAATCATCAGTGAG TCACGGCGCTACAAGAATCTGAAGCCCGGTGAGCTTCCCACGTGTGAGTCACTGAAGGACACCATCGCCCGCGCCCTGCCTTTCTGGAATGACGTCATCGCCCCTGAAATCAAGGCGGGAAAGAACGTCATCATCGCTGCCCACGGCAACAGCCTCCGTGGCATCGTCAAGCACTTAGAGG GTATGTCTGACGCAGCTATCATGGAGCTGAACCTGCCCACAGGAATCCCAATTGTGTACGAGCTGGATGCAGACCTGAAGCCTATTAAGCCCATGTCTTTCCTCGGTGATGAGGAAACCGTAAAGAAGGCCATGGAGGCCGTGGCTGCCCAGGGCAAAGCCAAGAAGTAA
- the LOC121623207 gene encoding syntaxin-2-like isoform X2, whose product MEDFFTTVGEVRGLIEKISCQAEEVERRHGTILSTSNQDKRNKDELERLNSETKKNANLVRAKLKSMQKDFPVDENSEGASVIQRIQKNQHSHLTRWFAEVMQGYHKAQMSFREKCKAQIQRQLEIVDKVTTDEELEEMLHRDNLAIFISDISSDTRMSSQALSEIECRHRDILCLESSVKELHEIFADTAMLLEIQGELINNIEKNVTSAAEYVDKSKAETYKAVTYKKNPYKVASLPSFLKPFKRKTAANTAADQNTSDLNHD is encoded by the exons ATGGAGGATTTTTTCACAACG gtggggGAGGTGAGAGGCCTCATAGAAAAAATCTCCTGTcaagcagaggaggtggagaggagacatGGCACCATTCTCTCCACTTCAAACCAAGACAAGA GAAACAAAGACGAGCTGGAGCGTCTGAACAGTGAGACCAAGAAGAACGCCAACTTGGTTCGagctaaattaaaat CTATGCAGAAGGACTTTCCTGTGGATGAGAACAGTGAAGGCGCTTCAGTAATCCAGCGGATTCAGAAGAACCAG CACTCCCATCTGACTCGGTGGTTTGCTGAAGTCATGCAGGGATACCACAAGGCGCAAATGTCCTTcagagagaaatgcaaagcGCAAATTCAGAGACAGCTCGAGATTG tggataaagtgactacagatgaagagctggaggagatgctGCACCGTGACAATCTTGCCATCTTTATATCTGAT ATCAGCTCTGACACTCGGATGTCAAGCCAGGCTCTGAGTGAGATTGAATGTCGTCATCGGGACATCCTCTGCCTGGAGTCCAGCGTCAAAGAGCTGCACGAGATATTTGCTGACACGGCCATGCTGCTGGAGATTCAG GGGGAGTTGATAAACAACATAGAGAAGAATGTGACGAGTGCTGCAGAGTATGTAGACAAGTCTAAGGCAGAAACCTATAAAGCAGTCACGTACAAGAAGAACCCATACAAGGTAGCATCTCTGCCGAGCTTCTTGAAGCCCTTCAAGAGGAAAACTGCTGCTAACACTGCTGCTGATCAAAACACCTCCGACTTAAACCACGACTGA
- the LOC121623207 gene encoding syntaxin-2-like isoform X1, with amino-acid sequence MAARHLDDRTDRAESTVNMEDFFTTVGEVRGLIEKISCQAEEVERRHGTILSTSNQDKRNKDELERLNSETKKNANLVRAKLKSMQKDFPVDENSEGASVIQRIQKNQHSHLTRWFAEVMQGYHKAQMSFREKCKAQIQRQLEIVDKVTTDEELEEMLHRDNLAIFISDISSDTRMSSQALSEIECRHRDILCLESSVKELHEIFADTAMLLEIQGELINNIEKNVTSAAEYVDKSKAETYKAVTYKKNPYKVASLPSFLKPFKRKTAANTAADQNTSDLNHD; translated from the exons ATGGCAGCA CGACACCTGGatgacaggacagacagagcagagagcaccGTCAACATGGAGGATTTTTTCACAACG gtggggGAGGTGAGAGGCCTCATAGAAAAAATCTCCTGTcaagcagaggaggtggagaggagacatGGCACCATTCTCTCCACTTCAAACCAAGACAAGA GAAACAAAGACGAGCTGGAGCGTCTGAACAGTGAGACCAAGAAGAACGCCAACTTGGTTCGagctaaattaaaat CTATGCAGAAGGACTTTCCTGTGGATGAGAACAGTGAAGGCGCTTCAGTAATCCAGCGGATTCAGAAGAACCAG CACTCCCATCTGACTCGGTGGTTTGCTGAAGTCATGCAGGGATACCACAAGGCGCAAATGTCCTTcagagagaaatgcaaagcGCAAATTCAGAGACAGCTCGAGATTG tggataaagtgactacagatgaagagctggaggagatgctGCACCGTGACAATCTTGCCATCTTTATATCTGAT ATCAGCTCTGACACTCGGATGTCAAGCCAGGCTCTGAGTGAGATTGAATGTCGTCATCGGGACATCCTCTGCCTGGAGTCCAGCGTCAAAGAGCTGCACGAGATATTTGCTGACACGGCCATGCTGCTGGAGATTCAG GGGGAGTTGATAAACAACATAGAGAAGAATGTGACGAGTGCTGCAGAGTATGTAGACAAGTCTAAGGCAGAAACCTATAAAGCAGTCACGTACAAGAAGAACCCATACAAGGTAGCATCTCTGCCGAGCTTCTTGAAGCCCTTCAAGAGGAAAACTGCTGCTAACACTGCTGCTGATCAAAACACCTCCGACTTAAACCACGACTGA